A single window of Alosa alosa isolate M-15738 ecotype Scorff River chromosome 11, AALO_Geno_1.1, whole genome shotgun sequence DNA harbors:
- the miox gene encoding inositol oxygenase isoform X1: MRVINLGPDPSLTYRPDIKPLADKDQSEYRNFEGTELFDRVFNTYKLMHTHQTLDFVKRKHVEWSGCTHAKMTMMEAIDSLDKLVDESDPDVDFPNSFHAFQTAEGIRAQHPDKDWFQLVGLIHDVGKSMALWGEPQWAVVGDTFPVGCKFQDSIVFRDTTFKENPDNTDSVLSTECGIYKPKCGLENVLMSWGHDEYLYQVMKFNKCTIPEEGLYMIRFHSFYPWHCGNSYMHLCDDKDVAMLPWVKEFNKFDLYTKSEELPDVENLRPYYQSLIDKYCPGVLQW, encoded by the exons GGTCCAGACCCCTCGCTGACCTACCGGCCAGACATAAAGCCTCTCGCTGACAAGGACCAGTCAGAGTATCGGAACTTTGAA ggTACTGAGCTATTTGACCGGGTGTTCAACACATACAAattgatgcacacacaccagactttGGATTTTGTCAAACGGAAG cATGTGGAGTGGAGTGGCTGTACCCACGCTAAGATGACCATGATGGAGGCCATCGACTCCTTGGACAAGTTGGTGGATGAGTCTGACCCGGACGTGGACTTCCCCAACTCCTTCCACGCTTTCCAGACCGCCGAGGGCATCCGAGCCCAGCACCCCGATAAAG ACTGGTTCCAGCTGGTCGGGCTGATCCATGACGTGGGCAAGAGCATGGCTCTGTGGGGAGAGCCTCAG tgggctGTGGTTGGGGACACTTTCCCAGTTGGCTGCAAGTTCCAAGACTCTATTGTGTTCAGAGACACCACCTTTAAAGAAAACCCAGACAACACTGATTCTGTACTAAG tacagaGTGTGGCATCTACAAGCCCAAGTGTGGACTGGAAAACGTGCTGATGTCCTGGGGCCATGACG AGTACCTGTACCAGGTGATGAAATTTAACAAGTGCACCATCCCTGAGGAG GGTCTGTACATGATCCGGTTCCACTCGTTCTACCCCTGGCATTGTGGAAACAGCTACATGCATCTGTGTGATGACAAGGACGTGGCAATGCTGCCCTGGGTCAAAGAGTTCAA CAAGTTTGATTTGTACACTAAGAGTGAGGAGCTGCCCGATGTGGAAAACCTGAGGCCCTACTACCAGTCTCTCATAGACAAGTACTGCCCTGGGGTCTTGCAGtggtga
- the miox gene encoding inositol oxygenase isoform X2: MHTHQTLDFVKRKHVEWSGCTHAKMTMMEAIDSLDKLVDESDPDVDFPNSFHAFQTAEGIRAQHPDKDWFQLVGLIHDVGKSMALWGEPQWAVVGDTFPVGCKFQDSIVFRDTTFKENPDNTDSVLSTECGIYKPKCGLENVLMSWGHDEYLYQVMKFNKCTIPEEGLYMIRFHSFYPWHCGNSYMHLCDDKDVAMLPWVKEFNKFDLYTKSEELPDVENLRPYYQSLIDKYCPGVLQW; this comes from the exons atgcacacacaccagactttGGATTTTGTCAAACGGAAG cATGTGGAGTGGAGTGGCTGTACCCACGCTAAGATGACCATGATGGAGGCCATCGACTCCTTGGACAAGTTGGTGGATGAGTCTGACCCGGACGTGGACTTCCCCAACTCCTTCCACGCTTTCCAGACCGCCGAGGGCATCCGAGCCCAGCACCCCGATAAAG ACTGGTTCCAGCTGGTCGGGCTGATCCATGACGTGGGCAAGAGCATGGCTCTGTGGGGAGAGCCTCAG tgggctGTGGTTGGGGACACTTTCCCAGTTGGCTGCAAGTTCCAAGACTCTATTGTGTTCAGAGACACCACCTTTAAAGAAAACCCAGACAACACTGATTCTGTACTAAG tacagaGTGTGGCATCTACAAGCCCAAGTGTGGACTGGAAAACGTGCTGATGTCCTGGGGCCATGACG AGTACCTGTACCAGGTGATGAAATTTAACAAGTGCACCATCCCTGAGGAG GGTCTGTACATGATCCGGTTCCACTCGTTCTACCCCTGGCATTGTGGAAACAGCTACATGCATCTGTGTGATGACAAGGACGTGGCAATGCTGCCCTGGGTCAAAGAGTTCAA CAAGTTTGATTTGTACACTAAGAGTGAGGAGCTGCCCGATGTGGAAAACCTGAGGCCCTACTACCAGTCTCTCATAGACAAGTACTGCCCTGGGGTCTTGCAGtggtga